DNA from Hyphomicrobiales bacterium:
AAGCATCTTTACCCGTAACAGATAGGAAGTTAATGCCAATCCAAGCAGAAGGAAAAGTCGCGCGTGCATCTTCGATAATCGGCAAAAATTGCTTCACACCAAAATCATGATTGATCAGAAAGACACCTTTGCAGCCGCCATCAAGCGCCAGTTTTATATTGCGCCGCGTTTGCTCTTCGTCGATCACATGGATCACCGGCAAGACAACTGCCTTCGTGGTACCAAACTTTTCTTTAAACGCCTGCCTATTCATCACCCTGCCCTTAAATTCCGCAAATCTTCCTCGCTGCACACAACGTTATCAACAAGCAAAGCCCAATGCGAGATTAAAAATAGCTTCACTATGGACTCCTCCTCAAACCTCAAGATAGGCTCCAATCTGAAATTTTATGGACTACATTTTAGGGGAGCCCCGTCATGACCGACCAGAAGAAATCTTCCAATATTTTAAAGCCAACAAGGCGTGAATTATTGAAATATACGGGAGCTGCTGCGCTCTCTATGCCATTCGTCAACCGCACTTGGGCGCAAACGGTGGAACTTAATATGTTGGCTTGGTATGGCCACGGCGAGAGCGACATTGTTGGTGAATACGAAGCTGCGAACAACGTAAAATTCAAACCGAAATATTATGCTGGTGGCGACAATATGTTGGCGCTGATTGCTCAATCACCTCCAGGCACATACGACGTAATTTTGTCAGATGCGGAATTCGTACAGCAGCTTAACGCGGCTGGCCACATCGAGGAGCTAAACGCTGCAGACTATAACTTCGACGACATGCTGCATGAAGACTTCACCAAGTTCCCGGGTCACTGGGCAGATGGCAAGCTTCACTCTGTCATGGTGCGCTGTGGCCACCTTGGTGTTTCTTATAACAAGAATGCCATTACCGCTGAAGAAGCGGCAAGCTATTCATGCTTCTGGAAAGAAGACGTGAAAGGCAAAGTTGGCCACTTTGATTGGCACCTACCAAGCCTTGGCATGATGAGCCTTTATAATGGCAATGGTGCTGGTCTTTGGGATCTTGATGATGCTGGATGGGCCAAGGTTCAAGAAACAACCACAAGCCTACGCCCACAAGTTGGCGGTTACTTCGATTACGGCGGGACATTCAACTCATTGAAAAATGGCGAAATGCTTGCAATGTGTGGCATTGGTGACTGGATCACAGGCGTTCTCGAAAAAGACGGCGCACCCGTTGCCTCTGTCGTTCCAAAAGAAGGCGGCATCCAGTGGACGGAGAGCTATTGTATCGGCAAGGGTTCTGAAAAAGCAGACCTCGTGAAGAACTTCATCCAGTACATGCTTTCGCCACAAGGTCAGGTAAAATCTGCACAAATGGCAGCTTACCCAGGCTTCGCGATTACCAAAGCAGGCCGCGCACTCTTGAACGAAGTGGACAAGAAAGAAGCGGTCCGTACAGGTCAGGTTGATGGTCTTGCCAATGACCCAATCACGCTTGTGAAAGAAGGCCGCATCCACTACCGCGACATTCCAAAACAACAGTCTTTGGAAGATTGGAACGATTACTGGTCTGAATATAAAAACGCATAGACGACGCGTAAAGTTCCCCTCGCCAACATTGCGTTGGCGGGGGCATTTCTATTTTAGTATCCGGCATAGTTCATGGCGTCACAAGCACGGCAAAATCGTTGGTCTGTCTATAAACTGACATGGCGGCTGCCGATTATCATTTGGCAATTTTTATTCTTCATCGGCCCTTTGGCTTTGATGGTAGCGATGTCGTTTTTCCTCGTGAAAAACTACCGCATGGTCGAAGCGTTCGAGATGAAGAACTGGGTCAAAATGTTTGGCCGCAATTATTTCTGGGATAGCTACTGGTTCACTTTCGGCCTAGCAGGTGCTGCGACAATCATTTGCACGCTGATTGCCTTTCCCGCCTCTTACACTCTCGCTTTCAAAGTGTCGGCCACCGTGCGGCGTTGGGCGATCTTCTTTTTAATCATCCCGTTTTTCACAAGCTATCTGGTGCGCACCTTCTCTTGGTACGTGATCTTGGCCGAACAAGGCATCATCAATGCCATGCTGGGCTTTGTCGGGCTTGGTCCTTACACCATGTTGAACACGACATTTGGTTCAACGGTTGGCTACCTTACGCTCACCCTGCCGCTTGTGGTGATCTTGCAAACCATCTCCTTGGCGCAGGTGGATCGCTCGCTGGTAGAGGCCGCGCACAATCTTGGATGCGGACGTTTGCGCACAGTGTTCACCGTGGTGGTGCCTCTTGCAAAGGTCGGCCTGATCATCGGCGCGGTGTTCTGCTTTATTCTGTCCTTCGGTGATTTTGTCGCGCCCTATTATCTGGGCGGCTCTAAACCGCCGACCTTGCCGATCCTCATTATCGATCAGACCAAATCCGGCCAACAATGGCCACGGGCCGCTGTGGTTGCGATCACCATGATGGTCACGCTCTTCACCATTGCCTTTGCCGCCATTTATGCAGCTTATGCGAAGCGAGGCAGAGCATGAATTCGCTCTTAAACAGACAGACACTCAAATGGTTCTTATGGGCCTATGTCGGCGTGATTTTTATCTTCGTTTTCGCGCCGATTGTCACGAGTTTGATCTTCTCGTTTAACTCACAGCGCTTCCCAACCATTCCACTTGGGTCGTTCACAACCCAGTGGTATGAAGCGGTATTAAGCGACCCTGAGTTTTGGGAATCCGCCACCCGCAGTTTGATCGTTTCGGTGTGCACAGCCGTGCTTGCGACCATCATCGGCTTTGCAACGGCGTACACAGATTTTCGCTATAACTTCCGCTTCAAAGGCGCCTACCTAGCGCTTGCTCTTTTGCCACCAACCATCCCGCTCATCATCATGGCGCTTGCTATGCTCGCATGGCTCTCGCGCATTGGGGCATCGGGGCAAGTTTGGTCGATCATCGTCGCGCACACAGTGCTCACCGCACCCTTTGCCATGGCCATCATTCGCCTGCGCCTCTCACAGATGGATGAAAGCTTGGAGGCTGCGGCATGGAACCTTGGCGCGAGTGAATGGGCTGCCATGCGCCATGTTATATTTCCTTTCGCCAAGCCTGCGATTATCTCCGCTCTCTGCCTCACGGCGGCAGTCTCCTTTGATGAGTTTGCGGTCGCGTGGTTCGTCTCAGGCCTCAACAAAACCATCCCCGTGATGATCCTCGAAATCGTGCAAGGCAACATCGATCCACGCGTCAACGCCATTGGTAGCTTCGTCTTCATTATCTCCATGACGCTAGTGATTGCAGCACAGCTGTTTTTCATGGCTAAATCCAACAAAGAAGAAACGTCATGACGACCAACCCCCTTGTTCAGTTTAATTCGGTCACAAAGCGCTTCGGTGATTTTACTGCCGTCAATGATGTGAGTTTCGAAATTGACCGCGGTGAATTTGTGGCGATCATGGGTCCATCTGGTTGCGGCAAGACGACAAGCTTGCGGATGTTGGCAGGGCTAGAAACGCCTGATGGTGGCGACATCATCATCGATGGCAAGCGCATGAATGATGTGTCCGCCCATGAACGCGACACGCCGCTTGTTTGGCAATCACTCGCGCTGTTCCCGTTTTTGAATGTGCGGGCCAATGTGGAATTCGGCCTAAAAATGCGCGGCATGGATGCGGCCAATCGTCGGATAAAATCTGATGAGTGGCTTGAGAAAATGGAAATTGCAGAATTTGCAAACCGCGACATCGCCCAACTTTCAGGTGGCCAACGTCAGCGTGTGGCCCTTGCTCGTGCTCTTGTCACCGAGCCGGAATTGCTGCTGCTCGATGAACCACTTTCAGCCCTTGATGCACACCTTGTGATCCGTATGCAGCAAGTGCTGACACGGCTTCAAAGAGAACTTGGCATTACCTTTGTGTACGTCACCCACTCCCAATCTGAAGCCTTCGCCATGGCTGACCGTGTAATCATTATGGGGCAAGGCGAGATTGCACAAGCTGGACCATCAAAAGACATCTACCGCGCACCACGCACGCGGTTTGTGGCTGAGTTTGTTGGACGCAACAACATCATTGCAGGCAAAGTGACAAAGGCAACAAAGAGCCTTGTCCATTTAGAGGCATCATTCGGCCCACTTACCATCCAGCCATCTAAAGAGTGCGATTTAAAAGAAAGCGACGCGGTGGAATTTGCGATTGCTGCTGACTTCGTCAATCTGCATGAAGCAAAACCGAAAGCCAAAGCGGGCACCAATGTCGTGCCTGTCACCTTGATCTCAGAAGAATTTGTCGGCTCAGTCGTGACGCTGTTTTTGGAAGCAGAAGACGGCAGCGAATTTAAGACCCAAATACAAGAGCGCGATTTGGCCGATATTGATCTTAAGTCAGGACGCGCCTTCTACCTAAGCTGGCCTGCCGACCGCACTCATTTGCTGGAGGAATAGAGATGATTGCCAATCCAATTCCGTGGCCAAATGGTGCAAAATGCGCGTGTGCCATTACCTTTGATATGGACGCTGATAGTCTCATCCATATCGCAAGACCCAAAGATAGCTATGACCGCCTCTATCCAATCACGATGGGGAAATATGGCCCGACAGTCGCCGTGCCGCGCATCTTGGAAACGTATAAAAAGTTTGGTCTAAAACAATCCTTCTTCATCCCCGGTTGGTGCCTTGAAGAATACCAAGAAACCGTGGATTTGATTTTGAAAGACGGCCACGAAATTGGTCATCACGGCTGGATTCACGAAGACCCGATTGTGACAAAAGGCAATCAACGCCACTGGGTTGAAAAAGCACTCGACAGCTATGGCCGTATCGTTGGTGGCAAACCACGTGGCTACCGCGCACCAGTTTACAACGTCACCCAAGAAGTGATCGACTTATTGATCGAACATGACTTCAAATATGATTCATCACTCATGGCCGACGACATTCCTTACCGCATGCAAACAGCGGCGGGTGAGCTTTATGAGATGCCCGTTCATTGGGGCACAGATGACTGGCCGCCTTTTGCTCACTATGATGAGATTGGCTACATGATGCCCGTACGCGGTCCTTCTTCTGGCCTGCAAGGGTTTTGGGAAGAGTTCGACGCGCAATATGAGGCGGGTGGTTTCTTTATGCTCATCGTCCACCCATTCCTAACAGGCCGCTTGGCCCGCTGGCGCTTGGTTGAACAGTGGTTAGAAAAAACCCTTGAGACCAAGGACGTCTGGTTCGCGCCTTTGGAAGAAATTCAAGCGCATGTTGAAAAGCTTGCCCAATCAGGCGACTATCAACCGCGCACAGATCAACTACCATATTACGAAGGGCCCGTTGCATGAGCGATGCTATGACCGAAACCGACAAACGCTTTTTGCGCCTTGCTTATGATGAAGCTCTCGGTGGCTATGAAGAAGGTGGTTGTCCCATAGGGTCCGTACTGGCCGAAGGGGATCGACTGATTGCACAAGGACGCAATCAACGGGTTCAAAAAGGCGACCCGATTGCCCATGGTGAAATGGATTGTTTGCGCAAAGCAGGACGGCAAAAAAGCTATCGCAACATGACGCTTTATACCTCACTCAGCCCTTGCATGATGTGCTCTGGCACCATCGTACAGTTTGGCGTTTCACGCGTGGTGATTGGCGAAAACCAAACCTTTGGCGGCAACGAAGAGTTTTTGCGCGAGCGCGGCGTTGAAGTGGTGCTGGCACAAGACCCTGACTGCATTGCATTGATGACAAAATTTATTGAAGAACAGCCTGAACTTTGGAACGAGGATATAGCGGAAGAATGACCCATAAAAATGTAACCCACGTCAATCATCCGCTCATTCAGCACAAACTCACCTTGATGCGTGACAAGCACACATCATCCGCTGTTTTTCGCCAGTTGCTGAGAGAGATCTCAACGCTGCTGACTTATGAGGTGCTGCGCGATATTCCGTTGACGACACAGACCATTCAAACGCCAATGGAAACAATGGAAGCACCCGTTCTGGAAGGTAAGAAGCTCGCGTTTATTTCTATTCTGCGGGCAGGTAACGGTCTGCTTGATGGTATGTTGGACCTTGTCCCTTCTGCGCGTGTTGGACATGTTGGCCTTTACCGCGACCATAAAACGCTGGAACCAATTGAATATTATTTCAAAGTACCAAAGGAAATCGAAAAGCGCCTAGTGATTGCCGTTGATCCAATGCTTGCAACAGCCAATTCAGCATCAGCCGCGATTACACAGCTTAAAAAAGCGGGCGCCAAAAACATTCGCTTTGTGTCTTTGCTCGCCGCGCCAGAAGGGATCGAAGCCCTCACAACCGCACACCCAGATGTCCCAATTTTCACAGCGGCGATTGATAGCCACCTCAATGAACTTGGTTACATCATGCCAGGTCTTGGTGATGCGGGTGACCGCATGTATGGCACTAAGTAGCAAGGGTCAGCACGCTCCCGTAACAATCTAACCTAATTTATCCATTTGACGCTGACGGCACACACATTTCCCCTCAGCGCCGAACGGGTAAATTCGCCCTTGGCAGTCGCAACTTTCAACAGCACATTTGCCTCAATGACGCGGACAATCAGAGCGGTTACAAAAATAATTTCAAAAAAACGACATAGCCCCCTTCTCAATCCGAAACTTAATGTCTATAGACGTGTTTCGGACACGCTAAGTGTTCAGTATCGCGGGGTGGAGCAGCCCGGTAGCTCGTCAGGCTCATAACCTGAAGGTCGCAGGTTCAAATCCTGCCCCCGCAACCAATCTTTCGAAAATCATCGAATACCGTCGCTGACGTAAAAGCTTCGCTTTTACGGGCGAGTAGCTCATCGTGCCAAAGCACCATAACCTGAAGGTCGCAGGTTCAAATCCTGCCCCCGCAACCAATTTTTTGAAAAATTGAATGATCCAGTCGCTGCGACACATAAAGCAACGGTCCATACAAAAAACGCGGCCTTTGCAGGCCGCGCTTGAAAAGTAAAAATCGCTCAGTTTTCTATTGAGCTTTTTTCTTTGCTCTACGTTCTGCATGCTTTGCTTTGCGTGCTTCGCGAGCGGCTTTTAGTTCTTCTTTAGTTAGCTCGCCGTTGTTGTCTGCGTCAATTTTTGCAAACCGCTTTTTAGCGCGTTCCAAATACTCAGCTTGTGAGATGGTGCCGTTACCGTCAGTATCCATTTTAGCAAAATGCTTGCCACCCTTGCCGTCCTTTGCAAATGACGGAGCAGCAACGCCTGCTACCAATACAGCGAGAGCAGAAACTGCAACAATTGTTTTATTTTTCATAATTCTTGTCTTTCATAAAAAGGTATGGATTTTTACAAATCCAATCGTTTAAGCATTCCATATGGACTATGAGGATGCGGGAGGTATGCATGAAAGCAAGGTATAAAAGAAAACCAAGCTTTAATGCGTAGATGACAACTTACAGCTGTCTTTGTTTAAAATTAGACAGCACTGTGACTTTAGTTGTCATAATTTAATTTTTTTTGAATTTACTTGTTTTTATTACAATATATAGGAATTATTTCAATCACCCACGCCCAACGAAGGGCATGTTCGTTGCCATCACTGTCATGAATTGAACGTTAGCACTGAGCGGCAAGTCCGCCATGTAGCGGATGGCATCACCCACATGCACGAGGTCCATCAAAGGTTCTGGCTTGATAGAACCATCAGGCTGCTTCGCGCCTTCACCAAGCGGTATCGCCATGTCAGACGCCGCATTGCCTATATCAATTTGTGAGCATGCAATGTCGAACGGGCGCCCATCCAATGAGAGCGTTTTGGTCAAACCAGTGATTGCGTGTTTGGTCGCGGTATAAGGCACAGACCCAGGCCTTGGCGCATGGGCCGAAATAGACCCGTTATTGATAATGCGTCCGCCATGCGGTTCTTGACGGCGCATCAAGGAGAACGCCGCGCGGGCACATAGAAACGAACCTGTTAGATTGACGTTGACCGCGTTGGTCCATTCTTCAACTGAAATCTCATCAATCAGCTTGCTATGAACAATAACGCCCGCATTGTTGAAGAGGACATCAATGCGGCCATGACGTTCTTCGATTTGGGAAAACATAGTCTCCACAAAAGCCGCATCACTGATATCGCCCGCAATTATTTCGCCCGCGCCTCCGTGTTCAGCAACACACTCACTTAGCGCTTCTTGCAAGACAGTCTCGCGGCGACCATTGAAAACCACATGATAACCACCCGCCACTAGCGCGTGAGCAGCGGCTTTACCGACACCCGTTCCAGCACCTGTTACAAGGGCGACTTTGGTCATCATGGTTTCTTTCAATAACGATTTTAGCAAAGACGCTTAAAACGGCAATTTCATTCCCGGCGGCAAAGGAAGACCCGCGGTCATTTCTTGCATTTTTTCTTGCATCGCCGCTTCAGATTTACCCTTGGCATCATTATGAGCTGCAAGGATCAAGTCTTCCATGATTTCTGCTTCTTCTTCCTTCAAAAGCGACGGGTCAACTTTAAGACCACGCATCTCGCCTTTGCCAGAAAGCGTCACAGTGACCAAGCCACCGCCTGCTGTGCCAACAACTTCTGCGTTGGCTGCTTCTTCTTGCATTTCCTGTATTTTCGCCTGCATTTCGCCGGCTTTTTTCATCAAACCCATGATATCTTTCACGGTGTTTCTC
Protein-coding regions in this window:
- a CDS encoding nucleoside deaminase, producing MSDAMTETDKRFLRLAYDEALGGYEEGGCPIGSVLAEGDRLIAQGRNQRVQKGDPIAHGEMDCLRKAGRQKSYRNMTLYTSLSPCMMCSGTIVQFGVSRVVIGENQTFGGNEEFLRERGVEVVLAQDPDCIALMTKFIEEQPELWNEDIAEE
- a CDS encoding polysaccharide deacetylase, with protein sequence MIANPIPWPNGAKCACAITFDMDADSLIHIARPKDSYDRLYPITMGKYGPTVAVPRILETYKKFGLKQSFFIPGWCLEEYQETVDLILKDGHEIGHHGWIHEDPIVTKGNQRHWVEKALDSYGRIVGGKPRGYRAPVYNVTQEVIDLLIEHDFKYDSSLMADDIPYRMQTAAGELYEMPVHWGTDDWPPFAHYDEIGYMMPVRGPSSGLQGFWEEFDAQYEAGGFFMLIVHPFLTGRLARWRLVEQWLEKTLETKDVWFAPLEEIQAHVEKLAQSGDYQPRTDQLPYYEGPVA
- a CDS encoding ABC transporter permease codes for the protein MASQARQNRWSVYKLTWRLPIIIWQFLFFIGPLALMVAMSFFLVKNYRMVEAFEMKNWVKMFGRNYFWDSYWFTFGLAGAATIICTLIAFPASYTLAFKVSATVRRWAIFFLIIPFFTSYLVRTFSWYVILAEQGIINAMLGFVGLGPYTMLNTTFGSTVGYLTLTLPLVVILQTISLAQVDRSLVEAAHNLGCGRLRTVFTVVVPLAKVGLIIGAVFCFILSFGDFVAPYYLGGSKPPTLPILIIDQTKSGQQWPRAAVVAITMMVTLFTIAFAAIYAAYAKRGRA
- the upp gene encoding uracil phosphoribosyltransferase; the encoded protein is MTHKNVTHVNHPLIQHKLTLMRDKHTSSAVFRQLLREISTLLTYEVLRDIPLTTQTIQTPMETMEAPVLEGKKLAFISILRAGNGLLDGMLDLVPSARVGHVGLYRDHKTLEPIEYYFKVPKEIEKRLVIAVDPMLATANSASAAITQLKKAGAKNIRFVSLLAAPEGIEALTTAHPDVPIFTAAIDSHLNELGYIMPGLGDAGDRMYGTK
- a CDS encoding EF-hand domain-containing protein; translated protein: MKNKTIVAVSALAVLVAGVAAPSFAKDGKGGKHFAKMDTDGNGTISQAEYLERAKKRFAKIDADNNGELTKEELKAAREARKAKHAERRAKKKAQ
- a CDS encoding ABC transporter ATP-binding protein, with protein sequence MTTNPLVQFNSVTKRFGDFTAVNDVSFEIDRGEFVAIMGPSGCGKTTSLRMLAGLETPDGGDIIIDGKRMNDVSAHERDTPLVWQSLALFPFLNVRANVEFGLKMRGMDAANRRIKSDEWLEKMEIAEFANRDIAQLSGGQRQRVALARALVTEPELLLLDEPLSALDAHLVIRMQQVLTRLQRELGITFVYVTHSQSEAFAMADRVIIMGQGEIAQAGPSKDIYRAPRTRFVAEFVGRNNIIAGKVTKATKSLVHLEASFGPLTIQPSKECDLKESDAVEFAIAADFVNLHEAKPKAKAGTNVVPVTLISEEFVGSVVTLFLEAEDGSEFKTQIQERDLADIDLKSGRAFYLSWPADRTHLLEE
- a CDS encoding SDR family oxidoreductase; translation: MTKVALVTGAGTGVGKAAAHALVAGGYHVVFNGRRETVLQEALSECVAEHGGAGEIIAGDISDAAFVETMFSQIEERHGRIDVLFNNAGVIVHSKLIDEISVEEWTNAVNVNLTGSFLCARAAFSLMRRQEPHGGRIINNGSISAHAPRPGSVPYTATKHAITGLTKTLSLDGRPFDIACSQIDIGNAASDMAIPLGEGAKQPDGSIKPEPLMDLVHVGDAIRYMADLPLSANVQFMTVMATNMPFVGRG
- a CDS encoding spermidine/putrescine ABC transporter substrate-binding protein yields the protein MTDQKKSSNILKPTRRELLKYTGAAALSMPFVNRTWAQTVELNMLAWYGHGESDIVGEYEAANNVKFKPKYYAGGDNMLALIAQSPPGTYDVILSDAEFVQQLNAAGHIEELNAADYNFDDMLHEDFTKFPGHWADGKLHSVMVRCGHLGVSYNKNAITAEEAASYSCFWKEDVKGKVGHFDWHLPSLGMMSLYNGNGAGLWDLDDAGWAKVQETTTSLRPQVGGYFDYGGTFNSLKNGEMLAMCGIGDWITGVLEKDGAPVASVVPKEGGIQWTESYCIGKGSEKADLVKNFIQYMLSPQGQVKSAQMAAYPGFAITKAGRALLNEVDKKEAVRTGQVDGLANDPITLVKEGRIHYRDIPKQQSLEDWNDYWSEYKNA
- a CDS encoding ABC transporter permease, giving the protein MNSLLNRQTLKWFLWAYVGVIFIFVFAPIVTSLIFSFNSQRFPTIPLGSFTTQWYEAVLSDPEFWESATRSLIVSVCTAVLATIIGFATAYTDFRYNFRFKGAYLALALLPPTIPLIIMALAMLAWLSRIGASGQVWSIIVAHTVLTAPFAMAIIRLRLSQMDESLEAAAWNLGASEWAAMRHVIFPFAKPAIISALCLTAAVSFDEFAVAWFVSGLNKTIPVMILEIVQGNIDPRVNAIGSFVFIISMTLVIAAQLFFMAKSNKEETS
- a CDS encoding YbaB/EbfC family nucleoid-associated protein, whose translation is MKDIMGLMKKAGEMQAKIQEMQEEAANAEVVGTAGGGLVTVTLSGKGEMRGLKVDPSLLKEEEAEIMEDLILAAHNDAKGKSEAAMQEKMQEMTAGLPLPPGMKLPF